One region of Dokdonia sp. 4H-3-7-5 genomic DNA includes:
- the trxA gene encoding thioredoxin translates to MALEITDATFEEQVLNSDKPVLVDFWAAWCGPCRMVGPVIEEIAGEYEGKAVIGKVDVDANQEFAAKYGVRNIPTVLMFKNGEVVGRQVGVAPKATYTEAIDGLL, encoded by the coding sequence ATGGCATTAGAAATCACAGATGCGACATTTGAAGAGCAAGTATTAAACAGCGATAAGCCTGTATTAGTAGACTTTTGGGCTGCTTGGTGTGGACCTTGCCGTATGGTAGGACCAGTTATCGAGGAGATCGCAGGAGAATACGAAGGTAAAGCCGTAATAGGTAAAGTAGACGTAGATGCAAACCAAGAATTTGCAGCAAAATACGGAGTACGTAACATCCCTACAGTTCTTATGTTTAAGAACGGTGAGGTAGTAGGACGTCAAGTAGGCGTTGCTCCTAAGGCAACTTACACAGAAGCTATCGACGGACTTTTATAA
- a CDS encoding ClpP family protease, with amino-acid sequence MEKKMKVQDAIDSQLLDDRKIFLWGMVDDKSAKHVIDRLLYLDAQGHGEIQLFINSPGGYVTSGFAMYDTIKMIKSPVSTICTGLAASMGSLLLSVGEKGRRFIQPHARVMIHQPSGGARGQASDIEITAQEIVKTKELSAQILADNCGQTFEKIMKDFQRDHWMGAEESVAYGIADGVYEG; translated from the coding sequence ATGGAAAAGAAAATGAAAGTACAAGACGCAATTGACAGTCAGTTGCTTGATGATAGAAAGATATTCCTCTGGGGAATGGTAGATGATAAAAGTGCAAAGCACGTAATAGATCGTTTGTTGTATCTAGATGCACAAGGTCATGGTGAGATCCAACTGTTTATTAATAGCCCGGGTGGTTATGTAACATCTGGTTTTGCAATGTATGACACTATTAAAATGATTAAAAGTCCAGTTTCTACTATCTGTACAGGTCTAGCGGCAAGTATGGGTTCACTGCTTTTATCTGTAGGAGAGAAAGGGCGTCGTTTTATACAGCCACACGCACGTGTAATGATACACCAGCCATCTGGTGGAGCACGAGGTCAAGCTTCTGATATTGAGATTACAGCACAAGAAATTGTAAAAACAAAAGAATTGAGCGCGCAAATCCTTGCTGATAACTGTGGTCAAACTTTTGAAAAAATAATGAAAGACTTCCAGCGTGATCACTGGATGGGTGCAGAGGAGTCTGTAGCTTACGGGATTGCAGATGGTGTTTATGAAGGATAA
- a CDS encoding DUF58 domain-containing protein yields MDIKSELNKTSGFGNLELLARQVVEGFISGMHKSPFHGFSAEFAEHKIYNPGESTKHIDWKLYAKTDRLYTKRYEEETNLRCHLILDNSSSMHYPAVKEHSVSNLNKISFSALASAAIMNLMKKQRDAAGMSIYSDHYEFYTGEKGSDRHHHMLLDQLNGVLDPALAKAEKKTATYKYLHLIAEKLKRRSLVFLFSDMLQDDVEQEQLFEALQHLKYNKHEVILFHTYSQEKEYDFKFDNSPRKFVDVESGSSINLYADNIRDIYTSAVETYFKNLQLRCAQYRIKYIPAVIEKGFAPILTTFLVERQKFI; encoded by the coding sequence ATGGATATCAAATCAGAACTTAACAAAACTTCGGGCTTCGGTAACTTAGAGTTGCTGGCGCGTCAGGTAGTAGAAGGTTTTATTTCTGGGATGCATAAAAGTCCGTTTCATGGATTTTCGGCAGAGTTTGCAGAGCATAAAATCTATAACCCTGGAGAGAGTACAAAGCATATAGACTGGAAACTTTATGCCAAGACAGATAGACTGTATACAAAGCGCTATGAGGAAGAAACTAATCTACGCTGCCATCTTATATTAGATAATAGTAGTTCTATGCATTATCCCGCTGTAAAGGAGCACAGCGTTTCAAATCTTAATAAGATAAGCTTCTCTGCACTTGCGAGTGCCGCTATTATGAATCTCATGAAAAAGCAGCGTGATGCTGCGGGAATGAGTATTTACAGTGACCATTATGAATTCTATACAGGAGAGAAGGGAAGTGATAGGCACCACCACATGTTATTAGATCAATTAAATGGTGTGCTAGATCCCGCTCTTGCAAAAGCAGAAAAGAAAACAGCTACATACAAATACCTACACCTTATTGCAGAAAAGCTTAAACGTAGATCGCTGGTGTTTTTATTTTCAGACATGTTACAAGATGATGTAGAACAAGAACAATTATTTGAAGCGTTACAGCATCTCAAATACAATAAACACGAGGTGATTCTTTTTCATACGTATAGCCAAGAGAAAGAATATGACTTTAAATTTGATAATAGCCCGCGTAAATTTGTTGATGTAGAGAGTGGATCATCAATAAATTTATATGCAGATAATATTAGAGATATTTATACCAGCGCGGTAGAGACATACTTTAAAAACCTGCAACTACGTTGTGCTCAGTATCGTATTAAGTATATTCCAGCAGTAATTGAAAAAGGTTTTGCACCTATACTCACCACGTTTTTAGTGGAGCGTCAAAAATTTATTTAA
- a CDS encoding M20/M25/M40 family metallo-hydrolase, whose protein sequence is MKNHQILFLIVISLMIACAKTGALNAQSSTQQLSKEELQIVNLVETHTEESIEFLKNVVNINSGTLNIKGVKEVGDVFSASFTDIGFTTNWINMPAEVNRAGHLFATTEGKRGKRLLLIGHLDTVFEDDSEFQQFEMVNDSIAKGPGANDMKGGNVVVLYALKALREAGLLDDAQITVAFTGDEESTGKPLTISRKDLIDAAKNSDIALGFETSTGFDNATVARRGSSNWKVTVTGKRAHSSGIFRESVGAGANFELARILNGFYNEVRGPELLSFNPGMMLGGTTMELNPEESKGSIFGKGNVVAQTAYVQGGLRFISEEQKEEARTKMREIVANNLPHTSAVVEFEDSYPAMQPTPQNYEVLEILSQVSQDMGGPAVAAYDPGKRGAADTSFVAAHVACLDGLGTMGTGAHTPSETVNIKTIEMLTKRTAILIYRLINMER, encoded by the coding sequence ATGAAGAACCATCAGATATTATTTCTAATTGTAATTAGTTTAATGATTGCTTGCGCGAAAACAGGAGCACTTAATGCGCAATCTTCTACACAACAATTATCAAAAGAGGAGCTACAAATTGTAAATCTTGTAGAAACACACACAGAGGAAAGTATTGAGTTTCTTAAAAACGTGGTAAACATTAATAGTGGTACACTCAATATTAAAGGGGTGAAAGAAGTGGGCGATGTTTTCTCTGCGTCTTTTACAGATATAGGTTTTACTACAAATTGGATTAATATGCCTGCCGAGGTGAATAGAGCAGGGCATCTATTTGCTACTACAGAAGGGAAAAGAGGGAAGCGATTACTACTTATAGGTCATCTAGATACCGTTTTTGAGGATGATAGCGAGTTTCAACAATTTGAAATGGTCAATGACTCTATAGCTAAAGGTCCTGGGGCAAATGACATGAAAGGCGGTAATGTAGTGGTGCTATATGCACTTAAAGCACTTAGAGAAGCAGGATTACTTGATGATGCGCAAATCACCGTAGCCTTTACAGGAGATGAAGAAAGCACCGGAAAGCCACTTACAATAAGCAGGAAAGATTTGATAGATGCTGCAAAGAATTCAGATATTGCTTTAGGTTTTGAAACTTCGACAGGATTTGATAATGCTACTGTAGCAAGACGAGGATCTTCTAACTGGAAAGTTACAGTTACTGGAAAGAGAGCACACTCTAGCGGAATTTTTCGCGAAAGCGTAGGAGCAGGAGCAAATTTTGAACTTGCACGTATTCTCAACGGTTTCTATAATGAAGTAAGAGGACCAGAATTACTATCTTTTAATCCAGGCATGATGCTGGGAGGTACTACAATGGAGCTCAACCCAGAAGAAAGTAAAGGAAGTATTTTTGGAAAAGGTAATGTAGTTGCACAAACAGCATATGTGCAAGGAGGACTCCGCTTCATCTCCGAAGAACAGAAGGAGGAAGCACGTACAAAAATGCGTGAGATTGTAGCAAATAATCTGCCTCACACAAGTGCCGTAGTTGAGTTTGAAGATAGTTATCCAGCAATGCAGCCTACTCCTCAAAATTATGAGGTACTAGAAATTTTGAGCCAAGTGAGTCAAGATATGGGAGGTCCTGCTGTTGCGGCCTATGATCCAGGAAAGCGCGGTGCCGCAGATACTTCGTTTGTAGCAGCCCATGTTGCTTGTCTAGATGGGTTGGGGACTATGGGAACGGGAGCGCATACTCCTAGTGAAACCGTAAATATTAAAACTATAGAAATGCTCACAAAACGTACGGCAATTCTTATTTACAGATTGATTAATATGGAAAGATAA
- the msrA gene encoding peptide-methionine (S)-S-oxide reductase MsrA, translating into MKNNLQQATIGGGCFWCVEAVIQRLKGVSNVVSGYAGGQVPGHPTYREICSGLTGHAEVIQFDFDPAIITYAEILTVFLTTHDPTTLNRQGADRGTQYRSVIFYHNDEQKAQAEQVIQVVQEYYEDPIVTEVSELPTFYDATQEHQDYYNENRQQGYCRVVIDPKVAKLKKFYEHLLAS; encoded by the coding sequence ATGAAAAATAATTTACAACAAGCAACCATAGGTGGAGGATGTTTCTGGTGTGTAGAAGCCGTTATACAACGCTTAAAAGGTGTTTCTAACGTGGTTTCTGGATATGCTGGAGGGCAAGTCCCTGGACACCCTACATATAGAGAGATTTGCTCTGGCCTTACGGGACATGCAGAAGTGATACAATTTGATTTTGACCCTGCAATAATTACGTATGCAGAGATACTTACCGTATTTCTCACTACTCACGACCCTACGACCCTCAATAGACAAGGAGCAGATCGTGGGACGCAATATCGATCTGTGATTTTTTATCACAATGATGAGCAGAAAGCGCAAGCAGAACAAGTGATTCAAGTAGTACAAGAGTATTATGAGGATCCTATAGTTACTGAGGTTTCAGAGCTACCTACATTTTACGATGCTACGCAGGAGCACCAAGATTACTATAATGAAAACAGGCAGCAAGGATATTGCCGTGTTGTCATAGACCCTAAAGTAGCTAAGCTCAAAAAGTTTTATGAGCACTTGCTCGCTTCTTAG
- a CDS encoding DUF2452 domain-containing protein gives MTKKKPDQVVYNEEKGKYDAALTPYATNLGAPAIVTDDVTTWKNSNISKVNHQFKTEYEELKAQYEVMMKKFEYNNLIYAAKFSFEPIVGAVYHLYRYKNGEPFLSLISPDECNWDFAGTFELKADKIWNRLDTPKEEEEENEK, from the coding sequence ATGACAAAGAAAAAACCAGATCAGGTTGTTTATAATGAGGAGAAGGGCAAGTATGATGCTGCCCTTACGCCTTATGCTACAAACTTAGGAGCGCCAGCTATTGTTACTGATGATGTAACTACATGGAAAAACTCAAATATCAGTAAGGTTAACCATCAATTTAAGACTGAATATGAGGAGTTAAAGGCGCAGTATGAAGTGATGATGAAAAAGTTTGAATATAATAATCTTATTTATGCTGCAAAATTCTCTTTTGAACCCATCGTAGGTGCAGTTTATCATCTATATCGTTATAAAAATGGAGAGCCTTTTTTGTCTTTAATTTCACCTGATGAATGTAATTGGGATTTTGCCGGAACCTTCGAATTAAAGGCCGATAAAATCTGGAACCGACTAGACACTCCAAAAGAGGAAGAAGAAGAAAATGAAAAATAA
- a CDS encoding TIGR03643 family protein, with protein sequence MKKQEIPEFTERELDRIIEMAWEDRTTFDAIEMQFGIKEQLVIELMRREMKESSFRMWRKRVQGRKTKHAAKRAYGMDDARFKCSRQKQITHNKISKRR encoded by the coding sequence ATGAAAAAGCAAGAAATACCAGAATTCACAGAACGCGAACTAGACCGTATTATAGAAATGGCTTGGGAAGATAGAACTACCTTTGACGCAATAGAAATGCAGTTTGGAATCAAGGAACAACTTGTAATTGAATTAATGCGTCGTGAGATGAAGGAAAGCAGTTTCCGTATGTGGCGTAAGCGAGTGCAAGGACGTAAGACTAAGCATGCAGCAAAACGTGCTTATGGCATGGATGATGCACGCTTTAAATGCAGTCGTCAAAAACAAATTACGCATAATAAAATTTCAAAAAGGAGGTAA
- a CDS encoding cryptochrome/deoxyribodipyrimidine photo-lyase family protein: protein MQKTSLKTPQIIKKEVNIVWFKRDLRLHDHLPLYNALQEGQPLLLLYILEPSLEVDPHYSDRHFNFIKESLLNLQKELKAFNTKILIIHDEVVSAFKELIKHYKIHTVFSHQETGLRVTYDRDLALEAYANNLKIASPENKFGWVEFANNGVQRKLRNRVGWSEDWEWFMKQPQIPFQPKKNQLLSIEDINALEDNFKKVSLQTSASSPFQKGGTTMAMRYLTSFLHDNRYLNYAKHISKPSLARKSCSRLSPYIAWGNVSIRQVYQEAKHFRESSKNKRAIDGFTSRLRWQAHFIQKFEMEDSMEFVSVNKGYHKLSKNVNVKYQKAWKEGKTGYPLVDACMRCLCETGYLNFRMRAMTLSFFTHNLWQPWQDATYHLAQQFLDFEPGIHYPQIQMQAGETGINMLRIYNPVKNSYEHDEDGEFIKKWIPELVNVPVAYIHEPWTMSALEQQFCNTVIGEDYPAPIIDIKKTAKHAGDVLWKLKDDNMVKRDAYRILRRHTLANRNNFD, encoded by the coding sequence GTGCAGAAGACATCATTAAAAACCCCGCAAATTATTAAAAAAGAGGTAAACATAGTATGGTTTAAGAGGGACTTGCGCTTGCATGACCACCTACCCTTGTACAATGCTTTGCAAGAGGGTCAGCCGCTGCTTTTACTTTATATTTTAGAACCTTCACTAGAAGTAGATCCTCATTATAGTGACCGTCATTTTAACTTTATTAAAGAGTCATTACTTAATCTTCAGAAAGAATTAAAAGCATTTAATACTAAGATTTTGATTATTCACGATGAGGTTGTCTCTGCTTTTAAAGAACTTATAAAACATTATAAAATTCATACCGTTTTCTCCCATCAAGAAACTGGACTACGTGTTACCTATGATAGAGATTTAGCATTAGAAGCATATGCAAATAATCTAAAAATAGCCTCACCAGAAAATAAATTTGGCTGGGTAGAATTTGCAAACAACGGAGTGCAACGTAAACTGAGAAATCGTGTAGGATGGAGCGAAGACTGGGAGTGGTTTATGAAACAACCACAGATTCCTTTTCAGCCCAAAAAGAATCAATTACTATCAATAGAAGATATTAATGCTCTAGAAGATAATTTTAAAAAAGTCTCTTTACAAACATCTGCATCTAGTCCTTTTCAAAAGGGAGGGACGACGATGGCGATGCGCTACCTGACGTCCTTTTTGCATGACAATCGATATCTCAATTATGCAAAACATATTTCAAAACCTAGCTTAGCTAGAAAGAGCTGCTCTAGATTATCACCTTACATCGCTTGGGGAAATGTGAGCATACGCCAAGTGTATCAGGAAGCAAAACATTTTCGCGAAAGCTCTAAAAATAAACGTGCCATCGATGGGTTTACTTCACGATTGCGATGGCAAGCACATTTCATTCAGAAGTTTGAAATGGAGGACTCAATGGAATTTGTGAGTGTAAATAAAGGATATCACAAGCTCTCAAAAAATGTGAATGTTAAGTATCAAAAAGCTTGGAAAGAAGGCAAAACGGGATATCCACTAGTAGATGCTTGCATGCGATGTCTGTGTGAGACCGGTTATCTCAATTTTAGAATGCGTGCCATGACGTTATCTTTTTTTACACATAACTTATGGCAACCTTGGCAAGATGCCACTTATCATCTAGCCCAGCAATTTCTTGATTTTGAACCAGGTATTCACTACCCTCAAATACAAATGCAAGCGGGTGAGACAGGAATAAATATGCTGCGCATATACAACCCGGTTAAAAATAGTTACGAGCACGATGAAGATGGTGAGTTTATAAAGAAATGGATTCCAGAATTGGTAAACGTACCTGTTGCATACATCCATGAACCGTGGACGATGAGTGCTCTTGAACAACAATTTTGCAATACAGTGATAGGTGAAGATTATCCTGCGCCTATAATTGATATAAAAAAGACAGCAAAACATGCGGGTGACGTATTGTGGAAGCTTAAGGATGATAATATGGTAAAGAGAGATGCGTATCGTATCTTAAGACGACACACGCTCGCAAACAGAAATAATTTTGATTAA
- a CDS encoding cryptochrome/photolyase family protein, producing MSTLRLILGDQLNHKHSWYQEQSDYVIYFMAEMRQETDYATHHIQKVVAFFKAMREFSDWLTSQGHKVIYYTLDAPENTQSLIKNIEQLIKENDISLFEYQLPDEYRLDEMLSRFRESVTIEVKSYDTEHFMTSRTDLSSFFEGKKLFTMEYFYRMMRKKYDVMMINDKDPEGGKWNFDHSNRNKWKGDTLIPIEKTFDTNVSSIVKLIEKAGVKTIGRIDEKNFAWPTNRKESLEVLDYFCEHLLVHFGDYQDAMDPDQAYLYHSRLSFAMNSKILDPQEVIETVINYWRAHKEEINISQIEGFVRQILGWREYMRGMYWKEMPTFATTNHLENKNPLPEFYWTGKTKMNCLKCSINNSLDNAYAHHIQRLMITGNYALLTMCDPAQVDEWYLGIYIDAIEWVEITNTRGMSQWADGGKIATKPYISSGSYINKMSNYCKGCHYKVSKKTGEDACPFNSLYWNFLNEKQEYFKGNNRMSMMLSLLNKMDKKTLQAHQERAEDIIKNPANY from the coding sequence ATGAGCACTTTACGACTTATTCTGGGCGATCAGCTCAACCACAAGCACTCCTGGTATCAAGAGCAATCTGACTATGTCATTTATTTCATGGCAGAAATGCGCCAAGAAACAGATTATGCTACCCATCATATTCAGAAAGTTGTCGCCTTTTTTAAAGCAATGCGCGAATTTTCTGACTGGCTTACATCTCAAGGACACAAAGTGATTTATTATACCCTAGATGCGCCTGAAAACACCCAAAGTCTCATTAAGAACATTGAGCAACTTATTAAAGAAAACGACATATCACTATTTGAATACCAACTTCCAGATGAATATCGGCTGGATGAAATGTTATCACGCTTTCGCGAAAGCGTAACAATCGAAGTAAAGTCATACGATACAGAGCATTTTATGACTTCTCGTACCGACTTGTCTTCTTTTTTTGAGGGTAAAAAGCTCTTTACTATGGAATATTTTTACCGCATGATGCGCAAGAAATATGACGTCATGATGATAAACGATAAAGATCCTGAAGGTGGTAAATGGAATTTTGACCACAGTAACCGCAATAAGTGGAAAGGAGATACTTTAATCCCTATTGAAAAGACTTTTGATACAAATGTCTCATCTATTGTAAAGCTCATTGAAAAAGCTGGAGTTAAAACCATAGGACGCATAGATGAGAAGAATTTTGCATGGCCTACCAATCGTAAAGAATCACTTGAAGTGCTTGACTATTTCTGTGAGCACTTATTAGTTCATTTTGGCGATTATCAAGATGCCATGGATCCAGATCAAGCCTACTTATATCATAGCAGATTAAGCTTTGCAATGAATAGTAAGATTCTAGATCCTCAAGAAGTTATTGAAACCGTTATAAACTATTGGAGAGCACATAAAGAAGAAATAAATATAAGTCAGATAGAAGGTTTTGTAAGGCAGATTCTAGGATGGAGAGAGTACATGCGAGGGATGTATTGGAAAGAAATGCCAACATTTGCAACGACCAATCATCTTGAGAACAAAAATCCTTTACCTGAGTTTTACTGGACTGGAAAAACTAAAATGAACTGTCTTAAGTGCAGTATCAATAATAGCCTAGATAATGCTTATGCACACCACATACAGCGATTAATGATTACTGGCAACTACGCACTTCTTACTATGTGTGATCCAGCACAAGTAGATGAGTGGTATCTCGGGATTTATATTGACGCTATAGAATGGGTTGAAATCACAAACACTCGCGGAATGTCCCAATGGGCAGATGGTGGTAAAATTGCAACAAAACCCTATATTTCTAGCGGAAGTTACATCAACAAGATGTCTAATTACTGCAAGGGATGTCATTATAAAGTGAGTAAAAAAACAGGCGAAGATGCATGTCCTTTTAATTCCTTGTATTGGAATTTCTTGAATGAAAAACAAGAATATTTTAAAGGAAACAATCGCATGAGCATGATGCTTAGTCTTTTAAATAAAATGGATAAGAAGACATTACAAGCACATCAAGAACGTGCAGAAGACATCATTAAAAACCCCGCAAATTATTAA
- a CDS encoding DASH family cryptochrome — MDTALVWFRNNLRTQDNSSLTHAIASGKRVIGLYSFDPRQFQIGDFGFKKTEKYRAQFLIETVQNLKKNLNDLNITLIVTHEHPEVTIPDLIDQHDVSEIYSQKEWTREENEVTIAVEEKINNAKHYTHYDQFLFHPEDNPFNSFGDIPQVFTQFRKKCEKESTVQRLQEKIKTLPSKNLLDKESSIPNLQELGLDTFTKDHRSAFPWNGGEDEAWNRLNNYFWNTKKLQYYKKTRNGLVGEDYSSKLSAWLANGSISARQIYWEVKKFEKEIISNQDTYWLIFELIWRDYFKYVSLKHGNDLFKIGGILHKNYDWKRNDKAQREWIHGNTTYDFVNANMIELKETGWMSNRGRQNVASFWAKEQQQDWRVGAAYFESVLIDYDVHSNWANWMYNAGVGNDPRDRKFNIKRQQEMYDGNGKFVRLWTQNELF, encoded by the coding sequence ATGGATACCGCACTGGTATGGTTTAGAAATAATTTACGAACACAAGATAATAGCTCCTTGACTCATGCAATTGCTTCAGGCAAGCGTGTAATTGGGTTGTATAGTTTTGACCCTAGACAATTTCAGATAGGTGATTTTGGTTTTAAAAAGACGGAGAAATATCGCGCTCAATTCTTAATTGAGACTGTCCAGAATCTCAAAAAGAATCTCAACGATCTTAACATCACTTTGATTGTAACTCACGAGCATCCAGAAGTAACTATTCCAGATCTCATAGACCAACACGACGTCTCAGAAATCTACTCTCAAAAAGAGTGGACGCGTGAAGAAAATGAAGTTACCATTGCTGTAGAAGAAAAAATTAATAACGCAAAACATTACACTCATTATGATCAGTTTCTCTTTCATCCCGAAGATAATCCTTTCAATTCTTTCGGAGACATTCCTCAAGTATTCACTCAATTCCGTAAAAAGTGCGAGAAAGAAAGCACTGTCCAACGTTTACAAGAAAAAATCAAAACGCTTCCTTCAAAAAATCTACTCGATAAAGAAAGCAGCATACCTAACCTGCAAGAGCTAGGCTTAGACACTTTTACTAAAGACCATCGCTCTGCATTCCCTTGGAACGGCGGAGAAGACGAGGCTTGGAACCGACTCAATAATTACTTCTGGAATACAAAAAAACTCCAGTACTATAAGAAAACACGCAACGGACTCGTAGGAGAAGATTATAGCTCAAAGTTATCTGCATGGCTGGCAAATGGATCTATATCTGCACGCCAAATTTATTGGGAGGTAAAAAAGTTTGAAAAGGAAATTATTTCAAATCAAGATACGTATTGGCTCATTTTTGAATTGATATGGAGAGATTATTTCAAGTATGTCTCTCTCAAACATGGTAACGACCTGTTTAAAATAGGCGGAATTCTGCATAAAAACTACGACTGGAAACGTAATGATAAAGCCCAGCGCGAGTGGATTCATGGTAATACAACGTATGACTTTGTAAATGCCAATATGATAGAACTCAAAGAAACAGGATGGATGTCTAACCGCGGTCGTCAGAATGTTGCGAGCTTTTGGGCCAAAGAACAACAGCAAGACTGGCGCGTAGGCGCTGCTTACTTTGAAAGTGTCCTCATAGATTATGACGTGCATAGCAACTGGGCAAACTGGATGTACAACGCAGGTGTAGGAAACGATCCTAGAGACAGAAAATTCAATATCAAAAGGCAGCAGGAAATGTATGACGGTAATGGCAAGTTTGTAAGACTGTGGACTCAAAATGAATTATTTTAA
- a CDS encoding DUF4301 family protein — translation MNITDQDIEHITNLGVTKEQVEQQFQILQEGIPFANLRSAATKGNGLIVLNTEKEKQLVQHYEDSKSAITPLKFTPASGAATRMFKFLFEFVEDYNPQDGSINAYINKKGVPELRLFFVGLESFPFYKRIRARIKDKYGKDGADINENRLRFVKIMLEEKELNFGKKPKGLFPFHEYKKHIATAFEEHLFEGALYATKDTVARLHFTISKEHQKRFSKRFDKRKDYIERKTGMTFDISYSYQDSATDTVAITKSNTLLRDEDGKIVFRPGGHGALINNLNEQDADIIFIKNIDNVVVNKYKTQVAYYKKMLAGKLLSLQARSFEYLKKIDNQSELLDSERMEIATFLEDDLFLRLPATFKKLENAAQTDLLRKLLDRPIRVCGMVKNEGEPGGGPFWVIHEDGTESLQIIESVQINPDNKEQQEILKNATHFNPVDIICGVKNYKGKKYDLLNYVDYKAGFIASKSYQGKKIKALEHPGLWNGAMAHWNTIFIEVPLVTFNPVKTVNDLLKPAHQVK, via the coding sequence TTGAATATCACAGATCAAGACATAGAGCACATCACAAATTTAGGTGTAACCAAAGAGCAAGTTGAACAGCAATTTCAGATACTTCAGGAAGGAATTCCATTTGCAAACTTGCGCAGTGCCGCTACAAAAGGTAATGGTCTTATTGTGCTCAATACAGAAAAAGAAAAACAACTAGTACAACATTACGAGGATAGTAAAAGTGCGATAACTCCATTAAAATTTACTCCAGCATCTGGTGCAGCTACTAGAATGTTCAAGTTTCTATTTGAATTTGTTGAAGACTATAATCCTCAAGACGGAAGTATTAATGCATATATAAACAAGAAAGGGGTTCCAGAGCTTAGACTATTTTTTGTGGGTCTAGAAAGTTTTCCTTTTTACAAAAGAATACGCGCACGAATAAAAGACAAGTATGGCAAAGATGGAGCAGACATTAATGAAAATAGATTACGCTTTGTAAAAATAATGCTTGAAGAAAAGGAACTTAATTTTGGCAAAAAACCTAAAGGATTATTTCCTTTTCATGAATATAAAAAACATATAGCTACTGCCTTTGAAGAGCATCTTTTTGAAGGTGCTTTGTATGCAACAAAAGATACCGTTGCACGACTTCACTTTACAATTTCAAAAGAACATCAAAAGAGATTTTCAAAACGTTTTGATAAACGTAAAGACTATATAGAACGCAAAACAGGCATGACCTTTGACATATCTTATTCTTACCAAGACTCAGCTACAGATACAGTAGCCATTACAAAGTCAAATACTCTTTTAAGAGATGAGGATGGAAAAATCGTTTTTAGACCTGGAGGACATGGAGCTTTAATAAACAACTTAAATGAGCAAGATGCAGATATTATATTCATTAAGAATATTGATAACGTCGTTGTAAATAAGTACAAGACTCAAGTTGCTTATTATAAAAAGATGCTTGCTGGAAAGTTACTTTCACTTCAAGCAAGGTCTTTTGAATATCTAAAGAAAATTGACAATCAAAGCGAACTTTTAGACAGCGAGCGTATGGAGATCGCTACTTTCTTAGAAGATGATCTATTCTTAAGGCTTCCTGCAACCTTTAAAAAACTTGAAAACGCCGCACAAACAGATCTTTTGAGAAAATTACTAGATCGCCCTATACGCGTGTGTGGTATGGTAAAAAATGAAGGAGAACCAGGAGGCGGCCCTTTCTGGGTGATTCATGAAGATGGTACTGAGAGTTTGCAGATTATAGAAAGTGTGCAGATAAATCCTGATAACAAGGAGCAGCAAGAAATTCTTAAAAATGCTACACACTTTAATCCAGTAGATATCATTTGCGGTGTAAAAAATTACAAAGGAAAGAAGTATGATCTTCTCAATTATGTAGATTATAAAGCAGGATTTATTGCATCTAAAAGCTACCAAGGAAAGAAAATTAAAGCACTAGAACACCCAGGACTTTGGAATGGTGCAATGGCTCACTGGAACACTATATTTATAGAAGTTCCACTAGTTACTTTCAATCCTGTAAAAACGGTTAATGATCTTCTTAAACCAGCTCACCAAGTAAAATAA